A single genomic interval of Bos indicus isolate NIAB-ARS_2022 breed Sahiwal x Tharparkar chromosome 5, NIAB-ARS_B.indTharparkar_mat_pri_1.0, whole genome shotgun sequence harbors:
- the TTC38 gene encoding tetratricopeptide repeat protein 38 isoform X1: MAATVPLRDCQAWKDARLPLSTTSNEACRLFDATLTQYVKWTNDQGLGGIEGCLSKLKAADPTFAMGHAIANGLVLIGTGSSVRLDKELDAAVKTMVEISKTQPLTHREQLHVSAVETFAKGNFPKACELWEQILQDHPTDMLALKFSHDAYFYLGYQEQMRDSVARVYPFWTPDISLSSYVKGIYSFGLMETNLYDQAEKLAKEALSINPTDAWSVHTVAHIHEMRAEVQEGLEFMQHSEAHWKDSDMLACHNYWHWALYLIEKGEYEAALTIYDDHILPSLRASGAMLDVVDSCSMLYRLQMEGVSVGERWQDVLSVTRKHSRDHILLFNDAHFLMASLGAGDAQTTQELLSTLRDASESPGENCQHLLARDVGLPLCQALVEAQDGSPDRVVELLLPIRYRLVQIGGSNAQRDVFNQLLIHAALNCSSGLHKHVARSLLMERDALKPNSPLTARLIRKAAAVHLLQ; this comes from the exons ATGGCCGCCACCGTGCCGCTTCGCGACTGTCAG GCATGGAAGGATGCCCGGCTGCCGCTCTCAACCACAAGCAACGAGGCCTGCAGACTGTTTGATGCCACCCTGACCCAG TATGTAAAATGGACCAACGACCAGGGCCTTGGTGGCATTGAGGGCTGCCTGTCAAAGCTCAAAGCGGCAGATCCGACCTTCG CCATGGGCCACGCCATCGCTAATGGCCTTGTGCTGATTGGCACCGGAAGCTCCGTGAGGCTGGACAAAGAGCTGGATGCGGCCGTGAAGACGATGGTGGAGATTTCCAAAACCCAACCCCTGACCCACCGGGAGCAGCTGCACGTGTCTGCAGTAGAGACCTTTGCCAAGGG GAACTTCCCGAAAGCCTGTGAGCTATGGGAGCAGATTCTCCAGGACCACCCAACAGACATGTTGGCCCTGAAGTTTTCCCACGATGCCTACTTTTACCTGGGCTACCAGGAGCAGATGCGAGATTCTGTGGCTCGAGTTTATCCCTTCTGGACGCCCGACATCTCCCTGAGCAG ctATGTGAAAGGCATCTATTCTTTCGGACTGATGGAAACCAACCTCTACGATCAGGCGGAAAAGCTCGCCAAAGAG GCTTTATCCATTAACCCGACGGACGCATGGTCGGTGCACACCGTTGCGCACATTCACGAGATGAGAGCGGAGGTCCAGGAAGGATTGGAGTTCATGCAGCACTCAGAGGCCCACTGGAAG GACTCTGACATGCTTGCTTGTCATAATTATTGGCACTGGGCCTTATATCTGATTGAAAAG GGCGAATACGAGGCTGCGTTGACCATTTACGATGACCAC ATCCTCCCCAGCCTGCGGGCCAGCGGGGCGATGCTGGACGTGGTGGACAGCTGCTCCATGCTGTACCGGCTGCAGATGGAAG GGGTCTCCGTGGGCGAGCGGTGGCAGGACGTCCTGTCTGTGACCCGGAAGCACAGCCGAGACCACATCTTGCTCTTCAACGATGCGCACTTTCTGATGGCGTCCCTGGGCGCAGGGGACGCCCAGACCACGCAGGAGCTGCTGAGCACCCTGCGGGACGCCAGCGA GTCCCCAGGGGAGAACTGCCAGCACCTCCTGGCCCGCGACGTGGGGCTGcccctgtgccaggccctggtggAGGCCCAGGATGGGAGCCCCGACCGCGTGGTGGAGCTGCTTCTGCCCATCCGCTACCGGCTGGTCCAGATAGGAGGCAGCAATGCCCAG AGAGATGTCTTCAACCAGTTACTGATTCACGCGGCCTTGAACTGCTCGTCCGGCCTCCACAAGCACGTGGCCCG GAGCCTTCTGATGGAGCGAGATGCCTTAAAGCCCAACTCCCCCCTGACCGCTAGGCTCATCCGCAAGGCGGCCGCCGTCCACCTCCTGCAGTGA
- the TTC38 gene encoding tetratricopeptide repeat protein 38 isoform X2: MGHAIANGLVLIGTGSSVRLDKELDAAVKTMVEISKTQPLTHREQLHVSAVETFAKGNFPKACELWEQILQDHPTDMLALKFSHDAYFYLGYQEQMRDSVARVYPFWTPDISLSSYVKGIYSFGLMETNLYDQAEKLAKEALSINPTDAWSVHTVAHIHEMRAEVQEGLEFMQHSEAHWKDSDMLACHNYWHWALYLIEKGEYEAALTIYDDHILPSLRASGAMLDVVDSCSMLYRLQMEGVSVGERWQDVLSVTRKHSRDHILLFNDAHFLMASLGAGDAQTTQELLSTLRDASESPGENCQHLLARDVGLPLCQALVEAQDGSPDRVVELLLPIRYRLVQIGGSNAQRDVFNQLLIHAALNCSSGLHKHVARSLLMERDALKPNSPLTARLIRKAAAVHLLQ; the protein is encoded by the exons ATGGGCCACGCCATCGCTAATGGCCTTGTGCTGATTGGCACCGGAAGCTCCGTGAGGCTGGACAAAGAGCTGGATGCGGCCGTGAAGACGATGGTGGAGATTTCCAAAACCCAACCCCTGACCCACCGGGAGCAGCTGCACGTGTCTGCAGTAGAGACCTTTGCCAAGGG GAACTTCCCGAAAGCCTGTGAGCTATGGGAGCAGATTCTCCAGGACCACCCAACAGACATGTTGGCCCTGAAGTTTTCCCACGATGCCTACTTTTACCTGGGCTACCAGGAGCAGATGCGAGATTCTGTGGCTCGAGTTTATCCCTTCTGGACGCCCGACATCTCCCTGAGCAG ctATGTGAAAGGCATCTATTCTTTCGGACTGATGGAAACCAACCTCTACGATCAGGCGGAAAAGCTCGCCAAAGAG GCTTTATCCATTAACCCGACGGACGCATGGTCGGTGCACACCGTTGCGCACATTCACGAGATGAGAGCGGAGGTCCAGGAAGGATTGGAGTTCATGCAGCACTCAGAGGCCCACTGGAAG GACTCTGACATGCTTGCTTGTCATAATTATTGGCACTGGGCCTTATATCTGATTGAAAAG GGCGAATACGAGGCTGCGTTGACCATTTACGATGACCAC ATCCTCCCCAGCCTGCGGGCCAGCGGGGCGATGCTGGACGTGGTGGACAGCTGCTCCATGCTGTACCGGCTGCAGATGGAAG GGGTCTCCGTGGGCGAGCGGTGGCAGGACGTCCTGTCTGTGACCCGGAAGCACAGCCGAGACCACATCTTGCTCTTCAACGATGCGCACTTTCTGATGGCGTCCCTGGGCGCAGGGGACGCCCAGACCACGCAGGAGCTGCTGAGCACCCTGCGGGACGCCAGCGA GTCCCCAGGGGAGAACTGCCAGCACCTCCTGGCCCGCGACGTGGGGCTGcccctgtgccaggccctggtggAGGCCCAGGATGGGAGCCCCGACCGCGTGGTGGAGCTGCTTCTGCCCATCCGCTACCGGCTGGTCCAGATAGGAGGCAGCAATGCCCAG AGAGATGTCTTCAACCAGTTACTGATTCACGCGGCCTTGAACTGCTCGTCCGGCCTCCACAAGCACGTGGCCCG GAGCCTTCTGATGGAGCGAGATGCCTTAAAGCCCAACTCCCCCCTGACCGCTAGGCTCATCCGCAAGGCGGCCGCCGTCCACCTCCTGCAGTGA